A single region of the Oleispira antarctica RB-8 genome encodes:
- the bfr gene encoding Bacterioferritin produces the protein MKGNIKVIDLLNKQLTLELTSMDQYLVHSKMYEDWGINKLHEKLAHEYEEELGHAQRLIERILFLGGTPDTASRDPLMIGDNVEQMLRNDLAAENTVAASLRDIIEVCEQERDYVSREMLEVLLDDTETDHIHWLEQHLGLIDKIGLQNYVQSQMGAAAV, from the coding sequence ATGAAAGGTAATATCAAGGTCATTGACCTATTAAACAAGCAATTAACCCTAGAGCTCACTTCAATGGATCAGTATCTTGTCCATAGCAAGATGTATGAAGACTGGGGCATTAATAAGCTGCATGAAAAATTAGCCCATGAATACGAAGAAGAGTTAGGCCATGCACAACGCTTGATAGAACGTATTCTATTCTTAGGAGGCACTCCAGATACTGCCTCACGCGATCCTTTAATGATTGGCGATAATGTTGAGCAAATGCTGCGCAACGACCTAGCCGCTGAGAATACCGTTGCTGCTAGCCTAAGAGATATCATCGAAGTCTGCGAACAAGAACGTGACTATGTTAGTCGTGAGATGCTAGAAGTCTTATTAGACGATACAGAAACCGATCATATTCATTGGCTAGAGCAGCATTTAGGCCTAATCGATAAAATCGGTTTGCAAAACTATGTGCAAAGCCAGATGGGTGCAGCAGCGGTATAA
- a CDS encoding 4Fe-4S ferredoxin, iron-sulfur binding domain has product MSKLIATSQAPQSSGFRQFLNFFKADSLPHRVRLISGRYLTLRRIISWPLLLACFLTPWLTWNDLPLVHFDLVAKQFRMGTVIFWSEDLMVLTWAMLAGAFGLFFVAMVSGRLWCGFSCPQTVWTFLFIRLEEIIEGSRHKRLKMDRQPWSIEKVLRKSIKHISWISLSLWTGITFISYFYPLEVMAHDFGQSDLAGMGLFWILFLAVMTYLNAGFLREQVCTHMCPYSRFQSVMSDKSTLVVQYDEPRNDCIDCKVCIHVCPTDIDIRDGMQLACIACGACVDACDSIMEKINKPTGLIAFRPGESTMKEALDLKQRPRLVGYALAFLLSVSLIGFQVASRDVIQLSLERDRNSLYRINVNDEVENGFSLKMHNKTQQDMAVRLLITDNTQGFKISQKKFNIPAGQRQQFPLFISLPLPASGSSSALKLSSRTAINIEVIAEGIEQPINEMSTSFFTPNIQ; this is encoded by the coding sequence ATGAGTAAATTAATCGCCACCTCCCAAGCACCACAATCCTCTGGGTTTAGACAATTTCTAAACTTCTTCAAAGCCGACTCTCTTCCTCACAGAGTGCGTCTTATCTCCGGTCGGTATCTGACGTTACGAAGAATAATCAGCTGGCCGTTATTACTTGCCTGCTTCCTAACACCTTGGTTAACGTGGAATGACTTGCCTCTGGTTCATTTTGATCTCGTCGCCAAACAGTTTCGCATGGGCACAGTAATATTTTGGTCGGAAGACCTTATGGTGCTGACCTGGGCCATGCTAGCAGGAGCTTTTGGGTTGTTCTTTGTTGCAATGGTATCAGGGCGGCTCTGGTGTGGTTTCAGTTGCCCACAAACCGTCTGGACGTTTCTTTTTATTCGCTTAGAAGAAATTATTGAAGGCTCTCGCCATAAGCGTTTAAAAATGGATCGGCAGCCGTGGAGTATTGAGAAAGTATTACGTAAGTCCATTAAGCATATTAGCTGGATCAGCTTGAGCTTGTGGACGGGCATCACCTTTATCTCTTACTTTTATCCATTAGAAGTGATGGCCCATGATTTTGGTCAGAGTGATCTTGCTGGCATGGGGTTGTTTTGGATTCTATTTCTAGCCGTGATGACGTATTTAAATGCTGGTTTTTTACGCGAACAAGTCTGTACTCACATGTGCCCTTATTCACGCTTTCAATCTGTCATGTCAGATAAATCGACTTTAGTGGTGCAATACGATGAACCGCGTAATGATTGTATCGATTGCAAAGTTTGTATTCATGTTTGCCCAACGGATATTGATATCCGCGATGGCATGCAGCTCGCGTGTATTGCCTGCGGCGCCTGTGTGGATGCTTGTGATAGCATTATGGAAAAAATAAATAAACCAACGGGGCTTATTGCTTTTCGCCCAGGTGAATCCACGATGAAGGAAGCGCTTGATTTAAAACAGCGCCCTCGTTTAGTTGGCTACGCTCTGGCTTTTTTATTGTCTGTTTCTCTCATTGGATTTCAAGTCGCTAGCCGTGACGTTATTCAGCTCAGCTTAGAGCGTGATCGCAATAGCCTGTATCGTATTAATGTGAATGATGAAGTTGAAAATGGCTTCTCTTTAAAAATGCATAATAAAACACAACAAGATATGGCGGTTCGCTTGCTCATTACCGACAATACTCAAGGTTTCAAAATCAGTCAGAAGAAATTTAATATTCCTGCAGGTCAACGCCAGCAATTTCCATTATTTATTTCTCTCCCTCTGCCAGCATCAGGATCGTCATCAGCGCTTAAATTATCGAGTAGAACGGCGATCAATATTGAAGTCATTGCAGAAGGAATTGAGCAACCCATTAATGAAATGAGTACTTCTTTTTTTACGCCGAACATTCAATAA
- a CDS encoding Bacterioferritin-associated ferredoxin, whose protein sequence is MYVCICRGVNEKAIHQAVADGAQSVRDVRRCLDVGSQCGQCVRHAHEVIEQAKSSLIEKPEFYAA, encoded by the coding sequence ATGTACGTTTGCATCTGTCGTGGGGTTAACGAAAAAGCTATTCATCAAGCCGTTGCTGACGGTGCTCAAAGCGTACGCGATGTGCGCCGATGCCTCGATGTCGGCTCTCAGTGTGGGCAATGCGTGCGCCATGCACATGAAGTCATTGAGCAGGCTAAGTCATCCCTCATCGAAAAACCTGAATTTTACGCGGCTTAA
- a CDS encoding Transcriptional regulator, Fis-like, which translates to MPNNNQSNSLNRLSLKDLQQRYFRLLEAMSEGVYGLDADGLATFVNPAAERITGWSAEDILGKNIHQFHHHSHADGSPYPDKDCPIYKTRLTGESAQCEHEVFWRKDGSYFPVEYSSTPIEEDGQRLGVVVVFKDISERFVQQQKLKTALQQVERLKEQLIAENHLLKQEIQLQSQQELIGQSDIIAALLERISQVGPTDACVLIQGESGTGKELIAQALHGASQRKDKPIVKVNCGAIAESLIESELFGHEKGAFTGATQRRLGRFEVADGGTLFLDEIGELTQSAQVKLLRVLQEQEFERVGSSSTVKVDVRIIAATNRDLQKLVEQGEFRADLFYRLNVFPLWVPALRQRATDIPLLANYFLTKIQRHIGRYCEGFTPLSLQKMMQYSWPGNVRELYNVIERSLILHSGNGLLVLQLDAELAVSNNSLPHSSRDERTDNKSLAGQFENREILTSYDAEKQHILRVLEFCNGRISGKKGAAEYLDLPVSTLRSRMKKLDIQLNK; encoded by the coding sequence GTGCCTAACAATAATCAAAGCAACAGCCTTAACCGCCTTTCATTAAAAGACCTTCAGCAACGCTACTTTCGGTTGCTGGAAGCGATGTCGGAAGGTGTTTATGGGCTGGATGCTGATGGTTTAGCTACTTTTGTAAATCCCGCTGCAGAACGTATCACAGGTTGGTCTGCCGAAGACATTCTAGGCAAGAATATTCACCAATTCCATCACCATAGCCACGCCGATGGCAGCCCCTATCCCGATAAAGATTGCCCTATTTACAAGACACGTCTTACTGGCGAAAGCGCTCAATGTGAACACGAAGTATTTTGGCGTAAAGATGGTAGCTATTTTCCTGTTGAATATTCGAGCACTCCGATTGAAGAAGATGGCCAGCGCTTAGGTGTCGTCGTTGTGTTCAAAGATATTAGCGAGCGTTTCGTTCAACAGCAAAAATTGAAAACTGCCTTACAACAAGTTGAGCGCCTAAAAGAGCAATTGATTGCAGAGAATCACTTACTCAAACAAGAGATTCAACTTCAGTCGCAGCAAGAGCTTATTGGCCAAAGTGATATCATCGCGGCGCTGCTTGAACGCATAAGTCAGGTAGGCCCAACAGATGCTTGCGTGCTTATTCAAGGCGAAAGTGGCACAGGTAAAGAACTTATCGCTCAAGCTCTGCATGGTGCGAGCCAAAGAAAAGATAAACCAATTGTCAAAGTGAACTGCGGTGCTATTGCCGAAAGCCTTATCGAAAGCGAGCTATTTGGACATGAAAAAGGCGCGTTTACGGGGGCAACTCAACGTCGCTTAGGGCGTTTTGAAGTGGCTGATGGTGGCACGTTATTTCTCGATGAAATTGGTGAACTTACCCAATCCGCGCAAGTAAAACTGTTAAGGGTTTTACAAGAACAAGAATTTGAACGCGTAGGAAGTAGCAGCACCGTTAAGGTCGATGTTCGTATTATTGCAGCGACCAATCGCGATCTACAAAAATTAGTCGAGCAAGGTGAATTCCGTGCTGATTTATTTTATCGCTTGAATGTCTTTCCACTCTGGGTACCTGCACTGCGTCAAAGAGCGACAGACATCCCTCTGCTTGCCAATTATTTTCTAACTAAAATTCAACGTCACATAGGGCGTTACTGCGAAGGTTTTACTCCGCTTTCACTGCAAAAAATGATGCAATATTCTTGGCCGGGCAATGTACGAGAATTGTATAACGTCATTGAACGCTCTTTAATACTTCACTCAGGGAACGGCCTATTAGTATTGCAATTGGATGCTGAGCTGGCGGTTTCTAACAATTCACTGCCCCACTCATCACGCGATGAACGTACTGATAATAAGTCTCTTGCAGGCCAATTTGAAAACAGAGAAATATTAACGTCTTATGACGCAGAAAAGCAGCATATTTTACGTGTCTTAGAATTTTGTAATGGTCGGATTTCGGGTAAAAAAGGCGCTGCCGAGTATCTCGACTTGCCCGTTTCAACACTGCGCTCTAGAATGAAAAAGCTCGATATACAGCTTAATAAGTGA
- the ndpA gene encoding Nucleoid-associated protein NdpA: protein MPVTHFITHQINKEAQKPAAMVTTTANEAEVDDYCHLVMSQLKGTFVQRASKRYGCFNPEVTRFKGLTLNWLNDQQSFLSWTKKISEQFADMMDNTELEIDGYLAFATEELADTDKLYIFHLREKSNLCLTADMQLSESRILDFSNTGFVLCIDTSALKKEQEEGKHSEEKYFTFSFGRGDKPIQKLFSDFAGFIDTLDTEQETQEFLQIVEEYASTLPEDQSAETKTKVIEYCVEQDKQGEAVEFKTLSGQLDSSAPEKFEQFVALKKRERREVRPRSESTMNEGHNSELAQGESVIKTDLIPDRKSLKNYLRYSGKNKEVTLSFAATALGSDISFDPSENSLTIKNLPSRLLKQLKPESTSD from the coding sequence ATGCCTGTTACTCATTTCATTACTCATCAGATCAATAAAGAAGCGCAAAAACCTGCCGCGATGGTGACAACGACCGCTAATGAAGCCGAAGTTGATGATTACTGCCACCTCGTGATGAGTCAGTTAAAAGGCACCTTTGTACAGCGCGCAAGTAAACGCTATGGCTGCTTCAATCCTGAAGTGACTCGATTTAAAGGTCTTACACTTAATTGGCTGAACGATCAGCAGAGTTTTTTATCTTGGACTAAAAAGATCAGTGAGCAATTCGCTGACATGATGGACAATACCGAGCTAGAAATTGATGGCTACCTCGCCTTTGCAACGGAAGAGCTCGCCGATACCGATAAGCTGTATATATTCCACCTGCGTGAAAAAAGTAACCTGTGTCTCACCGCCGATATGCAACTGAGCGAAAGTCGCATTCTCGATTTTTCCAATACCGGTTTTGTATTGTGCATCGATACTTCGGCACTTAAGAAAGAACAAGAAGAAGGTAAGCACAGCGAAGAAAAGTATTTTACTTTCAGCTTTGGCCGCGGAGATAAGCCGATTCAAAAGCTCTTCTCTGATTTCGCAGGCTTCATCGATACCCTCGATACTGAACAAGAAACCCAAGAGTTCTTACAGATTGTGGAAGAGTACGCCTCCACGTTGCCAGAAGATCAATCAGCCGAAACCAAGACTAAAGTCATTGAGTATTGTGTTGAGCAAGATAAGCAAGGTGAAGCGGTTGAGTTTAAAACCCTATCCGGCCAGCTCGATAGCAGCGCACCAGAAAAGTTTGAACAATTTGTTGCGCTTAAAAAGCGTGAACGCAGAGAGGTTCGCCCACGTTCAGAGTCGACAATGAATGAAGGCCATAATTCAGAACTCGCTCAGGGTGAAAGTGTGATTAAAACAGACCTGATTCCTGATCGGAAAAGCTTGAAGAACTATTTACGCTATAGCGGCAAAAATAAAGAAGTAACACTGAGTTTTGCAGCAACGGCTCTGGGCAGCGATATAAGCTTTGACCCTAGTGAAAATAGTTTAACTATTAAGAATCTACCCAGTCGTTTGTTAAAACAATTAAAACCTGAATCTACATCTGACTAA
- a CDS encoding Bacterioferritin, translated as MQGNPKIISTLNKVLTTELTSINQFFLHARMFKNWGLEELNEKAYKKSIKDMKQADELIERVLFLEGLPNLQQLGRLQIGENAEEMLQCDHNVETTQIAELRDAIELCEQERDYISRELLQSILEYEEEYIDWIEAQQLLIKTTGLENYLQSMMTS; from the coding sequence ATGCAAGGTAATCCCAAAATCATTAGTACTCTCAATAAGGTTCTGACCACAGAACTCACGAGTATTAACCAGTTCTTTTTACACGCCCGCATGTTTAAAAACTGGGGCTTAGAAGAGCTCAACGAAAAAGCCTATAAAAAATCCATTAAGGACATGAAACAAGCCGATGAACTGATCGAGCGTGTTTTATTTCTTGAAGGTTTGCCCAACTTACAACAACTTGGAAGACTTCAAATTGGCGAAAATGCCGAAGAGATGCTGCAATGTGATCACAATGTTGAAACGACTCAAATTGCTGAGTTGCGTGATGCCATAGAGTTGTGTGAACAAGAACGAGACTATATCAGCCGAGAACTGCTACAAAGCATTCTTGAATACGAAGAAGAATATATCGATTGGATTGAAGCTCAACAGCTATTGATCAAAACGACGGGCTTAGAAAACTACCTACAATCGATGATGACGAGCTAA
- the topB gene encoding DNA topoisomerase III has translation MKLYIAEKPSLGRAIADGLTSLLNKPHRKQQGYIELANGDVVSWCIGHLLEQAEPDAYNEAYKSWKLEHLPIVPQEWQLKAKSQTRSQLTVLRKLVKQADQIVHAGDPDREGQLLVDEVLSHLKISAHKRKNTQRCLISDLNPPAVKRALINLRSNQEFVPLSVSALSRSRADWLYGMNMTRAYTLQGQKAGYQGVLSVGRVQTPLLGLVVKRDEEIANFVSRDFYQVEASLVNANDESFLLKWQPSEACKPYQDEEGRVLHKPLAENVCQRIHQQPAEITKLEQKDKQQPPPLPFNLSTLQIEAAKAFAMSAQQVLDTCQSLYERHQLITYPRSDSRHLPVEQHSLAPNVIQAIGQNCQPLQHYCELAQPSLKSKAFNDSKVEAHHAIVPSEKSISSAQFEKLNQFEKKVYRHIARQYLMQFFPAYQYAETKVEAMIAGGLFKTQAKQPLKLGWKTLYGDKANSNNTKNQQPGEQIGGKGSQDLPPISLDPNDKQHGKHAWLCKNGNLIEKQTTPPEYFNDGTLLAAMTGIARYVTNADIRRTLKETDGLGTEATRAGIIELLFKRNFLQRSGKQIRSTDVGRGLIKSLPESAITPDMTALWEQQLNAISQRELNYQGFMGPLNQHLLGLIEQAKQHIPTALQGLKGQGQSFKRKSSKAKSTSRKPAVKKYSKKQK, from the coding sequence ATGAAACTGTATATCGCTGAAAAACCCAGCCTTGGGCGCGCCATTGCCGATGGCTTAACCAGTTTATTAAACAAACCACATAGAAAGCAGCAAGGTTATATCGAGCTGGCGAATGGCGATGTGGTGAGTTGGTGTATTGGTCATTTACTAGAGCAGGCAGAGCCGGATGCTTATAATGAAGCGTATAAGTCGTGGAAGCTCGAACACCTGCCGATTGTGCCGCAAGAGTGGCAATTAAAAGCCAAAAGCCAAACTCGGTCTCAGTTAACCGTACTGCGAAAACTGGTTAAACAAGCGGACCAAATTGTTCATGCGGGTGATCCCGATCGTGAAGGCCAGTTATTGGTGGATGAGGTGTTAAGCCATCTTAAAATCAGTGCCCATAAAAGAAAGAATACCCAGCGTTGTTTAATCAGCGATTTGAATCCTCCTGCCGTTAAGCGCGCTTTGATCAATTTACGCAGTAATCAAGAATTTGTGCCGCTATCGGTATCCGCACTGTCTCGCTCTAGAGCCGATTGGCTGTACGGTATGAATATGACCCGAGCGTATACCTTGCAAGGCCAGAAGGCGGGTTATCAGGGAGTATTATCGGTCGGACGCGTACAGACTCCTTTATTAGGCTTGGTAGTTAAGCGTGATGAAGAAATCGCCAACTTCGTCAGTCGCGACTTTTATCAAGTAGAAGCAAGCTTGGTGAATGCCAATGATGAATCTTTTCTCTTAAAGTGGCAGCCCAGCGAAGCCTGTAAACCTTATCAGGACGAAGAGGGGCGGGTACTGCATAAGCCACTCGCGGAAAATGTTTGCCAGCGTATTCATCAACAACCTGCTGAAATTACCAAGCTCGAACAAAAAGATAAGCAACAGCCTCCGCCATTGCCGTTTAATTTATCGACGCTGCAAATCGAAGCGGCCAAAGCATTCGCCATGAGTGCGCAGCAAGTGTTAGATACTTGCCAAAGTTTGTATGAGCGTCATCAGTTAATTACTTATCCCAGATCCGACAGTCGCCATTTACCCGTTGAGCAGCACAGTTTAGCGCCCAATGTGATTCAGGCGATTGGTCAAAACTGCCAGCCACTGCAACACTATTGCGAACTCGCCCAGCCCAGCTTAAAAAGCAAAGCGTTTAATGATAGCAAGGTGGAGGCGCACCATGCGATTGTGCCCAGTGAAAAATCAATTTCGTCTGCGCAATTTGAAAAATTGAACCAGTTTGAGAAAAAGGTCTACCGTCACATCGCACGCCAATATCTAATGCAATTCTTTCCTGCGTATCAATATGCTGAGACCAAGGTTGAAGCAATGATTGCGGGTGGGTTATTTAAAACCCAAGCTAAGCAGCCACTTAAGCTTGGTTGGAAAACGTTGTATGGCGATAAAGCAAACTCAAATAACACAAAAAATCAGCAACCAGGTGAGCAGATCGGAGGGAAAGGATCACAAGATTTACCGCCGATCTCCCTCGACCCCAACGATAAGCAACATGGAAAACATGCTTGGCTGTGTAAAAACGGGAACTTGATAGAAAAACAAACGACACCCCCCGAGTATTTTAATGATGGGACGTTGTTAGCCGCGATGACTGGCATCGCTCGTTATGTCACGAATGCAGATATTAGAAGAACATTAAAAGAAACCGATGGTTTAGGCACCGAAGCAACTCGCGCGGGTATTATTGAATTACTATTTAAGCGCAATTTTTTACAGCGTAGTGGCAAACAGATTCGTAGCACAGACGTCGGAAGGGGGTTGATTAAGAGCCTGCCCGAGTCGGCGATCACACCAGACATGACGGCACTGTGGGAACAGCAATTGAATGCCATCAGTCAGCGAGAGTTGAATTATCAAGGTTTTATGGGGCCGCTCAATCAGCACTTATTGGGCTTGATCGAGCAAGCTAAACAGCACATACCAACAGCACTGCAAGGATTGAAAGGTCAGGGTCAAAGTTTTAAAAGGAAAAGTAGCAAAGCTAAAAGCACTAGCCGAAAGCCCGCGGTGAAGAAATACAGTAAGAAGCAAAAGTAA
- a CDS encoding putative sensor protein produces the protein MQTIKSALASQASLSKQLFQTVFGLYCLIAISVTAIQVIEEYRYTQETITTELETYQNIFGPVLAKAVWNLHREQVNDIAKGLSEVPIIVGIKIERLQDNQLIPYVSRDANKHNVAINERFLYSFPIEYTIADIVHPLGKVTLYSDSSIVFARVKLGFTFLIINALIKGFFLWLIFWWVSKKLLTTPLHTLIQSISNVKFDNLSSFHIDLNSKKENELTLIEQSFTNMVAELSRAKEEVTHFNVRLEKEVKQRTLELEQAKNKAEALTHIAESATQAKSIFLATISHELRTPMNGIQGMLYLLEQSTLDEKQQHYTEVASTSAKRLLTLIDEILDLSKAEAGKLTLNNRIFDLYSIFNNLIKSFNLLGENNNDVEMLLDTESLQNLQAIGDPLRLRQILINLIGNAIKFTPKGHIKISATASDHPDLNSNKFYLSVTVQDTGIGIAQKNLAHLFNSFTQADSSTTREYGGSGLGLAICKQLCELMDGSIEVTSAEGIGSCFKFHVTLQKINPDEKVPT, from the coding sequence ATGCAAACAATAAAATCAGCATTAGCTTCACAGGCATCTCTTAGTAAACAGCTATTCCAAACCGTTTTTGGGCTATATTGCCTTATTGCTATCAGCGTCACTGCCATTCAAGTTATTGAAGAGTATCGCTACACCCAAGAAACTATTACCACCGAACTGGAAACCTACCAAAATATATTTGGCCCGGTTCTCGCCAAAGCAGTATGGAACCTTCATCGTGAACAAGTGAATGATATTGCCAAAGGTTTGTCAGAAGTACCGATCATAGTCGGCATTAAAATTGAGCGCCTACAAGATAATCAATTAATACCTTATGTTAGTAGAGATGCTAACAAACACAATGTAGCCATAAATGAACGGTTTTTATACAGTTTCCCTATTGAATATACCATTGCAGATATTGTTCATCCGTTAGGCAAAGTCACACTCTATTCCGATTCATCCATTGTCTTTGCCCGTGTAAAACTAGGGTTCACTTTTTTAATTATTAACGCCTTAATTAAAGGATTTTTCTTATGGCTTATTTTTTGGTGGGTCAGTAAAAAATTACTAACAACGCCACTGCATACCTTAATACAGTCTATTTCGAATGTTAAATTTGATAATCTTTCGTCTTTTCATATTGATCTAAATAGCAAAAAAGAAAATGAATTGACGCTCATTGAGCAATCCTTTACTAACATGGTTGCCGAGCTGTCTAGAGCTAAAGAGGAAGTGACCCACTTCAACGTACGACTAGAAAAAGAAGTTAAACAAAGAACCTTAGAATTAGAACAAGCAAAGAATAAAGCCGAGGCATTAACCCACATAGCAGAATCAGCAACTCAAGCTAAATCGATATTTTTAGCCACAATTAGCCACGAATTAAGAACTCCGATGAACGGTATTCAAGGAATGCTGTACCTGTTGGAGCAGAGTACGTTAGATGAAAAACAACAGCACTATACAGAGGTAGCTTCTACCAGTGCTAAACGTTTATTAACACTGATTGACGAGATTTTAGATCTGTCCAAAGCTGAGGCAGGAAAACTTACACTCAACAATCGTATTTTTGATCTCTATTCCATATTTAATAATTTAATAAAATCATTCAATTTATTAGGGGAAAATAATAACGATGTAGAGATGCTGTTGGATACTGAAAGCCTTCAGAACCTACAGGCCATAGGTGACCCTTTACGCTTACGCCAAATATTAATTAACCTAATCGGTAATGCGATAAAATTCACACCCAAAGGTCATATAAAAATATCGGCAACCGCCAGTGATCACCCTGATTTGAACAGTAATAAATTCTATTTAAGTGTCACGGTTCAAGATACGGGCATCGGTATTGCACAAAAAAATCTTGCGCATTTGTTTAATAGCTTCACTCAAGCAGATTCTTCAACAACCCGAGAGTACGGCGGTAGTGGATTGGGACTTGCCATCTGTAAGCAGCTTTGTGAATTAATGGACGGGAGTATTGAAGTAACAAGTGCAGAAGGCATTGGTAGCTGCTTCAAATTTCATGTCACATTACAAAAAATCAATCCTGATGAGAAGGTTCCAACGTAA
- a CDS encoding Putative NAD-dependent epimerase/dehydratase family protein produces MTHKTALVIGATGLIGRHLVDELIASSRFTRVIALTRKPLLIDSTKFENHLVDFEQLENFATLFTADALFSCLGTTKKQVGSIEAQRRVDLDCQYRAAKIGREHGISEYFLVSSSGANANSPSAYLKMKGQLEEKILALDFPRSVIFRPSLLLGKRAEPRFGEDIAAKVMPLLKYIPFLNTYRPITGQQVAAKMAAVAEAEGKGKESYTLNQIFT; encoded by the coding sequence ATGACACATAAAACCGCTTTGGTAATCGGCGCGACAGGATTAATTGGCCGACACCTGGTTGATGAACTCATTGCGTCGAGCCGTTTTACGCGCGTTATTGCGTTAACCCGCAAGCCATTATTAATCGACTCGACTAAGTTTGAAAATCATCTGGTGGATTTTGAACAACTAGAAAATTTTGCTACGTTATTTACCGCCGATGCACTGTTCTCTTGCTTGGGGACAACGAAAAAACAAGTGGGCTCTATTGAAGCTCAGCGTCGAGTCGATTTAGATTGTCAATATCGCGCTGCAAAAATTGGCCGCGAGCACGGTATTAGTGAATATTTTTTAGTCTCTTCAAGTGGGGCAAATGCCAACAGCCCGTCCGCGTATTTAAAAATGAAAGGCCAGTTAGAGGAAAAAATTCTAGCCTTAGATTTTCCTCGTAGCGTTATTTTTCGTCCATCGCTATTATTGGGCAAGCGTGCTGAGCCAAGATTTGGAGAAGACATTGCCGCTAAAGTAATGCCTTTGCTGAAATACATTCCGTTTTTAAATACTTATCGCCCTATCACAGGCCAGCAGGTAGCGGCTAAAATGGCAGCAGTCGCAGAAGCAGAAGGAAAGGGTAAAGAAAGTTATACCCTAAATCAGATTTTCACATAG
- a CDS encoding Putative glycine betaine/proline transport system substrate-binding protein, which yields MAFRVLPLYLYAFIGLLVALPSASQSQEPIKIITNNWTSQIVLSEITGHIFQSMGSSVEYLPSSISDQWGALAHGAAHVQIEIWEGTMSDQFNRLVADGKIIDAGSHYATTREDWWYPKYVEELCPGLPDWKALKACTAIFKRPSSRGEGVYFAAPWEKPDEARIRALGLNFQVRTLPNGDALWAELTKSYAAKQPIVLFNWTPNWVESRYEGAFVEFPKHSAACETDPSWGINKQFVYDCGNPRDGWLKKAATVSFKQDYECAFSTLKSIRFNNQQIASIAALVDVEKMSFQAAAEQWLNSNTSLWQSWIPQECKQ from the coding sequence ATGGCGTTTCGTGTTTTACCTCTCTATCTCTATGCGTTTATCGGGCTACTTGTTGCACTGCCTTCCGCAAGCCAAAGCCAAGAACCCATTAAGATAATCACCAATAACTGGACTAGCCAAATTGTGCTCTCTGAGATCACGGGCCATATTTTTCAGTCAATGGGATCTTCTGTTGAATACTTACCCAGCTCAATATCAGACCAATGGGGTGCTCTTGCTCATGGAGCGGCTCACGTACAGATCGAAATATGGGAAGGCACCATGTCAGATCAATTCAACCGCCTTGTTGCAGATGGGAAGATCATTGATGCGGGTTCTCATTACGCAACGACCCGCGAAGATTGGTGGTATCCCAAATACGTAGAAGAGTTATGTCCAGGTTTACCAGACTGGAAGGCATTAAAAGCCTGCACCGCTATATTTAAGCGCCCCAGTTCCCGAGGTGAAGGGGTTTATTTTGCAGCGCCTTGGGAAAAGCCCGACGAAGCCAGAATTAGAGCCCTTGGACTAAATTTTCAAGTTCGCACGCTACCGAACGGAGACGCACTGTGGGCTGAGTTAACTAAATCTTATGCTGCCAAGCAGCCTATTGTATTATTTAATTGGACACCAAATTGGGTTGAGTCCCGCTATGAAGGTGCCTTTGTAGAGTTTCCTAAACACAGCGCAGCCTGTGAAACAGATCCAAGCTGGGGCATCAACAAACAATTCGTATATGACTGTGGAAATCCCCGCGATGGCTGGTTAAAAAAAGCGGCTACGGTGAGTTTTAAACAAGATTATGAGTGCGCATTTTCAACGCTAAAAAGCATTCGTTTTAACAATCAGCAGATTGCTTCTATTGCGGCACTCGTCGATGTCGAAAAAATGAGTTTTCAAGCAGCGGCAGAACAATGGCTAAATAGTAATACATCACTTTGGCAAAGCTGGATTCCTCAAGAATGCAAACAATAA